A genomic region of Cannabis sativa cultivar Pink pepper isolate KNU-18-1 chromosome 1, ASM2916894v1, whole genome shotgun sequence contains the following coding sequences:
- the LOC115706047 gene encoding glucosamine inositolphosphorylceramide transferase 1 gives MGSSPIVGGPGGCGGGCAGNGVGVGGSGGGGGGGGGGGSNGSSGGSCCHMSLKCWCRWRWEQQQRWWLFSSSGFIFFIGCLVLFGSFATLYARFAFTPGFRTGMATASLGCQEDNEGSWSVGVFYGDSPFSLKPIEAMNVGNDESAAWPVANPVVTCASVSDAGFPSNFVADPFLYIQDDTFYLFFETKNSITMQGDIGVAKSTDGGATWQQMGIALDEEWHLSYPYVFEELGEIYMVPESSEKGELRLYRALKFPLQWKLEKVILKKPLVDSFIIKHDEMYWLFGSDHSGFGTTKNGELEIWYSSSLLGPWKPHRKNPIYNSDASYGARNGGRPFLYDGNLYRVGQDCGETYGRRVRVFRVDVLTKDDYKEVEVPLGISESSKGRNAWNGARYHQLDVQKLSNGKWIAVMDGDRVPSGDAVRRFIVGCNSVALALLLIALLGLLTGAVKCIIPLNWCTHNSGKRSDALLSWERSYLFSSKVRRFCSRLNRAASYLRCRIKLNTCTGRLVLAVIFVVGIVLMCTGVKYIYGGSGAEEAYPWKGQYSQFTMLTMTYEARLWNLKLYVKHYSRCSSVKEIVVVWNKGVPPKVSDFDSTVPVRIRVEKENSLNNRFKMDPLINTRAVLELDDDIMMSCDDIERGFNVWRQHPDRIVGFYPRLVNGSPLKYRGERYARTHKGYNMILTGAAFIDSKIAFRRYWSEEAREGREVVDRYFNCEDVLLNFLYVNATSGRTVDYVKPAWAIDTSKLSGAAISRNTKVHYQKRSDCLLKFSEMYGNLAAHKWEFDGRKDGWDV, from the exons ATGGGCTCGAGCCCAATTGTGGGTGGGCCGGGCGGTTGCGGAGGCGGCTGTGCTGGTAACGGTGTGGGTGTGGGTGGGAGCGGAGGTGGCGGCGGAGGCGGCGGAGGGGGTGGGAGTAATGGTTCAAGCGGTGGGAGTTGCTGCCATATGAGCCTTAAGTGCTGGTGTAGATGGAGATGGGAACAGCAGCAGAGATGGTGGCTGTTCTCCTCATCGGGATTTATCTTCTTCATCGGTTGCTTGGTCTTGTTCGGATCGTTTGCTACACTTTATGCCCGGTTCGCATTCACGCCGGGATTCCGTACCGGCATGGCTACCGCCTCGCTAGGGTGTCAGGAGGACAATGAGGGTTCATGGTCCGTTGGTGTCTTTTACGGTGACTCACCCTTTTCTCTCAAGCCAATCGAggct ATGAATGTAGGGAACGATGAAAGTGCCGCTTGGCCGGTTGCCAACCCTGTCGTGACGTGTGCTTCAGTTTCTGATGCTGGTTTTCCTAGTAATTTCGTTGCTGATCCTTTTCTTTATATTCAG gaTGATACCTTTTATCTGTTTTTTGAGACCAAGAACTCAATAACTATGCAAGGGGACATTGGCGTTGCAAAAAGCACTGATGGAGGAGCAACATGGCAGCAAATGGGTATAGCTTTGGATGAAGAATGGCATCTTTCATATCCCTATGTCTTTGAAGAGCTTGGCGAG ATTTATATGGTGCCTGAAAGCAGTGAGAAAGGAGAACTTCGTCTGTATCGTGCACTCAAATTTCCTCTGCAATGGAAACTGGAAAAAGTCATATTGAAGAAACCTCTTGTTGATTCATTTATCATCAAGCATGATGAAATGTATTGGCTCTTTGGTTCTGATCACAGCGGTTTTGGAACCACAAAGAATGGAGAGTTAGAAATTTGGTATAGTAGCTCACTTCTTGGTCCTTGGAAACCACACAGGAAAAATCCTATATATAACTCTGATGCAAGCTATGGGGCTCGCAATGGAGGGAGACCGTTTTTGTACGATGGAAACCTTTATCGTGTTGGTCAAGACTGTGGTGAAACATATGGAAGACGAGTTCGTGTCTTCAGGGTGGATGTTCTTACAAAAGATGATTATAAAGAAGTTGAAGTTCCTTTAGGCATCTCTGAGTCAAGCAAGGGTCGGAATGCTTGGAATGGTGCTCGATACCATCAACTTGATGTTCAAAAGCTAAGTAATGGAAAGTGGATTGCAGTAATGGATGGGGATCGAGTTCCTTCTGGAGATGCAGTTCGGCGGTTTATTGTTGGTTGTAATTCAGTGGCACTTGCTCTCCTACTCATTGCATTGCTGGGTTTGTTGACTGGAGCTGTGAAATGTATCATTCCTCTAAACTGGTGTACTCACAATTCAGGAAAGAGAAGTGATGCATTATTGTCCTGGGAAAGgtcttatttgttttcttcgaAAGTGAGACGGTTTTGCAGCCGCTTGAACAGAGCAGCTTCATACCTCAGATGTAGGATTAAACTTAATACATGTACTGGAAGACTTGTTCTGGCAGTAATTTTTGTAGTTGGAATTGTACTGATGTGCACAGgggttaaatatatatatggggGGAGTGGTGCAGAAGAAGCTTACCCGTGGAAAGGTCAGTACTCACAGTTCACTATGTTAACAATGACCTATGAAGCTCGGCTTTGGAATTTAAAATTGTATGTGAAGCACTATTCCAGATGCTCTTCGGTCAAAGAGATTGTTGTTGTATGGAACAAGGGAGTACCCCCTAAAGTCAGTGATTTTGACTCAACAGTACCTGTTAGGATCAGAGTTGAGAAAGAGAACTCGCTGAATAATCGATTCAAGATGGATCCACTGATAAATACCAGAGCTGTTCTTGAGCTTGATGATGACATTATGATGAGCTGCGATGATATCGAACGTGGATTCAATGTATGGCGTCAACACCCAGATCGCATCGTGGGGTTCTACCCTCGACTTGTTAATGGAAGCCCATTGAAATATAGGGGTGAACGTTATGCGAGAACTCATAAAGGGTACAACATGATCCTTACAGGGGCAGCTTTCATTGATAGTAAAATAGCTTTTAGGAGATACTGGAGTGAAGAAGCTAGGGAAGGTAGAGAAGTGGTAGACAGATACTTCAACTGTGAAGATGTGCTATTGAATTTCTTGTATGTAAATGCAACTTCGGGTAGGACAGTAGATTACGTGAAACCAGCTTGGGCTATAGATACATCCAAGTTGTCTGGTGCTGCAATTAGCCGAAACACGAAGGTGCACTACCAGAAAAGAAGCGACTGCTTGCTCAAATTTTCAGAGATGTACGGTAATTTGGCTGCACATAAGTGGGAATTTGATGGCAGGAAGGATGGTTGGGATGTATAG